From Paraflavitalea devenefica, the proteins below share one genomic window:
- a CDS encoding methyltransferase family protein — MKIYLTYIESTTTLMHQPSLIKHLRDILILPFTVTVIAPWFIYNPQQDTIPANMLTKVMGLLFLAPGVLLFFYTVFLFRKKGKGTLAPWTPTQKLVITGPYRYCRNPMITGVFFILIGEALFFHSLNILIWAFIFFTINTVYFIVKEEPDLYKRFGEEYKDYKEKVPRWIPKMKPYQKDS; from the coding sequence ATGAAAATTTATTTAACTTACATAGAGAGTACTACAACGCTCATGCATCAACCTTCCCTGATAAAGCATCTTCGTGATATCCTCATACTACCATTCACGGTCACAGTAATAGCACCCTGGTTCATTTATAATCCCCAACAGGATACTATTCCAGCCAATATGCTTACAAAAGTGATGGGGTTACTATTCCTGGCGCCCGGCGTCCTATTATTCTTTTATACAGTCTTTCTCTTTAGAAAAAAGGGTAAAGGGACTTTAGCCCCGTGGACACCTACACAGAAACTGGTAATAACCGGCCCCTACAGGTATTGCCGCAACCCAATGATAACCGGTGTGTTTTTTATACTGATTGGGGAGGCATTATTCTTCCATTCCCTCAACATATTGATTTGGGCATTTATCTTCTTTACCATCAATACTGTTTATTTCATAGTAAAAGAAGAGCCGGATTTATATAAGCGTTTCGGAGAAGAATATAAAGACTACAAAGAGAAGGTACCAAGATGGATACCCAAAATGAAGCCGTATCAGAAAGACAGCTAA
- a CDS encoding sensor histidine kinase — protein MVTQVNGLHEKTMASQGKVRWREYESILVAILLLTYVTGCIWKMLKPDAQQLESDYVIPAQQVAFSYTKQVLLPQVGTALLLCLAYYGINWIVIPVLKKISLKGETVVILRQIIGAVVVFCVLSWLLALGINAATYYAHPWLFNYRDFQLLALLGYNDHPLENLWTGFDRALWLLGLLSLVAGIREVIVHYVERPGPGKAYRVLVLKQITIAAVVYCSLLAVILLFNVFSGAVFRITYAGFIPATFLVFMVNTYWLFPQKEGRALFSFKTLIQLLLSTFLCTFLCFLFDGFAAMPSKTFIFSMICWGIQLFVTTPISWLIYQQRRDRILQLRGVEEELSKSKANLQFLRSQINPHFLFNALNTLYGTALREKASDTATGIQQLGDMMRFMLHENNLDFIPMSKEIEYLQHYIALQKLRIQASPDIVIEHNIGEQSCHHQIAPMLLIPFVENAFKHGISLREQSWIHISLICEEKHIRFALRNSVHPRPQHDPETGQSGIGLQNVLDRLALVYPGRHTINISNNEREFLIELSIQP, from the coding sequence ATGGTAACGCAGGTGAACGGATTACACGAAAAAACAATGGCCAGTCAGGGAAAGGTGCGGTGGAGAGAATATGAGTCCATCCTTGTAGCCATTCTGCTACTCACGTATGTGACCGGTTGTATATGGAAGATGTTGAAACCAGATGCCCAACAACTGGAAAGTGATTATGTAATACCCGCCCAACAGGTTGCTTTTAGCTATACTAAACAGGTATTACTGCCACAGGTGGGAACAGCACTGTTGCTATGTCTTGCTTATTACGGTATTAACTGGATTGTTATTCCTGTCCTGAAGAAAATATCCTTAAAGGGCGAAACCGTTGTCATTTTACGGCAAATTATTGGGGCCGTTGTTGTCTTTTGTGTATTAAGCTGGCTGCTGGCGCTGGGTATTAATGCAGCAACGTATTATGCGCATCCCTGGCTTTTTAACTATAGAGATTTCCAGCTTTTAGCCCTGTTGGGATACAATGATCATCCGCTGGAAAATTTGTGGACAGGTTTTGACCGGGCATTATGGTTGCTGGGCCTGCTTAGCCTGGTTGCAGGTATCCGGGAGGTGATCGTTCATTATGTAGAAAGACCTGGCCCTGGAAAGGCTTACCGGGTGTTAGTGTTGAAGCAAATTACGATAGCTGCTGTAGTGTATTGTTCCCTGCTGGCTGTTATATTGCTGTTCAATGTTTTTTCCGGAGCTGTTTTCAGGATCACTTATGCTGGTTTTATTCCTGCTACCTTCCTCGTATTCATGGTCAATACCTATTGGTTATTTCCACAAAAGGAAGGTAGGGCTTTATTCAGTTTTAAAACGCTTATACAACTGTTGCTGTCTACCTTTCTATGTACGTTTTTGTGCTTTTTATTTGATGGATTTGCCGCCATGCCATCCAAAACGTTCATTTTTTCCATGATCTGCTGGGGTATACAATTGTTTGTTACCACACCCATTTCCTGGCTTATTTACCAACAACGAAGAGACAGGATACTGCAATTAAGAGGGGTAGAGGAGGAGTTGAGCAAATCTAAAGCGAACCTGCAGTTCCTCCGTTCACAGATCAATCCCCATTTCCTTTTTAATGCCCTGAATACGTTGTATGGAACAGCCCTGCGGGAAAAAGCGTCGGATACCGCTACGGGTATACAGCAACTGGGGGATATGATGCGCTTTATGCTGCATGAGAATAACCTTGACTTCATACCCATGAGTAAGGAGATCGAATACCTGCAGCATTATATTGCCCTGCAAAAGCTGCGCATACAGGCTTCCCCGGACATTGTGATCGAACACAATATCGGGGAGCAATCCTGTCATCATCAGATCGCGCCCATGCTGCTAATTCCTTTCGTGGAGAATGCTTTTAAGCATGGGATCAGTCTGCGGGAGCAATCATGGATCCATATATCACTCATTTGTGAAGAAAAACACATCCGGTTTGCCCTGCGCAACAGTGTACATCCACGCCCGCAACATGATCCGGAAACAGGACAATCGGGAATCGGGTTGCAAAATGTGCTGGACAGACTCGCCTTGGTATATCCTGGCAGGCACACCATTAACATCAGTAATAATGAGCGGGAGTTTTTGATAGAGTTGTCCATTCAACCCTGA
- a CDS encoding serine hydrolase has protein sequence MKRTLAMLWAIGMTQFALAQDSTVKKLDELMQAYTNLDRFSGTVLVARQGKVLLEKGYGIKNYKDSTLNDAHTVFEIASITKTFTSAMILKLVELKKLSLTDKVNKFYPGYPHGDSITVEHLLTHTSGIWDYTRDNDFRLAPIHRSIPIMETINFFKDKPLDFPPGTGWSYSNSGYYLLGYIIQQVTGMPYEKAIRQYIFKPLGMNHSGFDFTHLASLDKAVGHYADTTEKPTKPAPVADSSGAYAAGAIYSTVGDLYKWHRGLQSYKIIGRPLLQKAYTPFPLSPPPSHSPERERLQRRNNYGYGWITDSLNGRLMVSHSGGIFGFRTDFARVPEDDVCIVLLSNMETDSRDQITRRLLAIVYGKPYSIPVHLKGVPVREEVLSKYTGTYKIERNGVLVNVVLENGRLMARPHNGPPSELLALDDTHFFLSNDHEFKISFEADERGNIVRMMINPDGEPKPATKIK, from the coding sequence GTGAAGCGAACACTCGCCATGCTATGGGCGATTGGCATGACCCAATTTGCCCTGGCGCAAGACAGCACGGTAAAAAAGTTAGATGAACTGATGCAGGCTTACACTAACCTGGACAGGTTCAGCGGAACAGTACTGGTAGCCCGGCAGGGAAAGGTACTGCTGGAAAAAGGCTATGGTATTAAAAACTATAAAGACAGTACGCTCAATGACGCCCATACTGTTTTTGAGATTGCATCCATTACCAAGACATTTACATCGGCTATGATACTGAAACTGGTGGAATTGAAGAAGCTGTCCCTGACTGATAAGGTGAATAAATTCTATCCCGGCTATCCGCATGGCGATAGCATTACTGTTGAACATTTATTAACACATACATCGGGCATCTGGGATTATACCCGTGACAATGATTTCAGACTCGCACCGATCCACCGGTCTATACCCATTATGGAAACAATCAATTTTTTTAAGGATAAACCACTTGATTTTCCACCTGGTACCGGCTGGAGCTATAGTAACTCAGGCTATTACCTGCTGGGCTATATCATCCAACAAGTGACTGGTATGCCTTATGAAAAGGCAATAAGACAATATATTTTTAAGCCCCTGGGTATGAACCATAGCGGTTTTGATTTCACGCATTTGGCAAGCCTTGATAAAGCAGTAGGGCATTATGCCGATACCACGGAAAAGCCCACAAAGCCAGCCCCCGTTGCTGATTCCTCAGGGGCTTATGCGGCAGGGGCTATTTACTCTACGGTAGGAGACCTGTACAAATGGCACCGTGGACTGCAGTCGTATAAGATTATTGGCCGGCCACTGCTACAAAAGGCGTATACGCCCTTTCCGCTGAGTCCTCCCCCCTCACACAGCCCTGAACGGGAGAGACTGCAGCGGAGAAATAACTACGGGTATGGCTGGATCACCGATTCCCTGAACGGCAGGCTGATGGTATCGCACAGTGGTGGTATCTTTGGTTTCCGGACCGACTTCGCCCGGGTGCCGGAGGATGATGTATGTATTGTATTGCTGAGTAATATGGAGACCGATAGCCGGGATCAAATTACCAGGCGGCTATTGGCAATCGTTTACGGAAAGCCCTATTCGATACCTGTACACCTGAAAGGGGTGCCCGTACGGGAGGAAGTCCTGAGTAAGTATACGGGTACTTATAAGATTGAAAGGAATGGCGTGCTGGTGAATGTAGTGCTGGAGAACGGACGACTGATGGCCAGGCCACATAACGGGCCACCTTCGGAATTACTGGCTTTGGATGACACCCATTTCTTTCTTAGTAATGACCATGAGTTCAAAATAAGCTTTGAAGCGGATGAAAGGGGCAATATTGTGCGTATGATGATTAACCCGGACGGAGAACCCAAGCCCGCTACCAAGATCAAATAA
- a CDS encoding LytR/AlgR family response regulator transcription factor → MLKAIVIDDEPIALEVVKNLSEKIPFINLAGCFTSAFEAMDYLRKEKVDLLFLDIKMPDISGIDFLKSLPDPPMVIFTTAYSEHAVQSFELDAIDYLLKPFSQARFLKACNKAIQQFELKKNMGSGGPATHPLFIKSGYEQIRVEPGDILYVESSGNYVQFVLEDRKILSRLTMAEAEALLPAAAFVRIHRSYIIAKQHVSKLDKNNIWIGKTELPVGPGYAHELEKLVKA, encoded by the coding sequence ATGCTTAAAGCAATCGTAATAGATGATGAACCCATAGCGCTGGAAGTGGTGAAGAACCTTTCGGAAAAGATACCTTTCATCAACCTCGCCGGCTGCTTTACCAGCGCTTTTGAGGCCATGGATTATTTGCGGAAAGAAAAGGTAGACCTGTTGTTTCTCGATATCAAGATGCCTGATATATCGGGTATTGATTTCCTGAAGTCGCTCCCCGATCCGCCGATGGTGATTTTTACTACCGCCTATAGCGAGCATGCGGTGCAGAGTTTTGAGCTGGATGCTATTGATTACCTGCTGAAGCCTTTTTCGCAAGCCCGGTTTTTGAAAGCCTGTAATAAAGCGATCCAGCAATTTGAGTTGAAGAAGAATATGGGGTCTGGCGGACCTGCTACACACCCTCTTTTTATTAAGAGCGGCTATGAACAGATACGAGTGGAGCCAGGTGATATTTTATATGTGGAAAGCAGCGGTAATTATGTACAGTTTGTGCTGGAAGACCGGAAGATCCTGTCGCGCCTTACCATGGCCGAAGCGGAAGCCTTACTGCCGGCTGCTGCGTTTGTGCGCATACACCGGTCGTATATTATTGCCAAACAGCATGTCAGCAAATTGGACAAGAACAATATATGGATCGGGAAAACGGAGCTGCCGGTGGGGCCGGGTTATGCCCATGAGCTGGAAAAACTGGTAAAGGCATAG
- a CDS encoding glycosyl hydrolase, translated as MMMHKSTILVAGLLSFSLTGWWLPDNSTSVPPVSSSLYAGSPIREASTMSLQENLPKYALPPVAGDTIDRPTEELFRHPPAGAKPWVFWYWMQAGISKAGITADLEAMQQAGIGGAYLMSIKDTTSPPLINPPVRQLTPEWWGMVRFAMEEAKRLNLQLAMHVSDGFALAGGPWITPELSMQKLVWSKEYVKGGEMIDITLPEPEIRENYYKDIAVIAYPARSTQAFSDTVLIPKVTTSVPGAKAQFLAFDNDGKESFKSDSVCWIQYKYPQPFTCRSIRIHTGSNNYQAHRLLVQVSNDGYDFTTVTRLEPPRHGWQDTDEDVTHAIPAVTALFYRFVYDKAGSEPGAEDLDAAKWKPSLKVAGIYLSDEPVLNQYESKNGSMWRVSRKTTPEQVPDSVCVPMEQMKILTELTMNGRLKWQAPPGNWVIVRIGHTSTGHTNATGGAGKGLECDKFNPVAIKLQFDKWFGEAVKVAGPELAKEVIKIFHVDSWECGSQNWSPVFPEEFKKRRGYDLMPYLLAMTGTPVQSAATSEGFLYDMRQTIASLIADNFYGTLARLAHEKGTQFSAESVAPTMMSDGMLHYRYADIPMGEFWLNSPTHDKPNDMLDAVSGAHVYGKRIVQAESFTTLRMTWGEHPGMLKALGDRNFALGANKLVLHVFTHNPWLDRKPGMTLDGVGLYFQRDQTWWKPGKAWIEYLQRCQALLQLGQPVTDVAVFTGEELPRRAVLPHRLVTTLSGIIGKERVAREQQRLENAGTPLRQLPAGVTHSANMADPEDWIDPLRGYAYDAINPDALLRLATVKNKRIVLPGGASYGVLVIPGADRLNPGKQYMTTAMKQKIVQLVQAGATVLMTEKPVQSPSLEDVLEKKVLTSRVSGGQKRVEAKGNLITGIYTDESFAALGIERDVEVTDARGNHIPGIAWTHRKGKDFDIYFISNQLDSRRMVNVSVRLTGKEPEWWDPVDGSIEKNEEWENKGSRTMTAVSLEPYQSKFLVFRKSAGNHIFKRTSYKDTEAYSLTGPWQVSFDKTKVGPATPVVFESLTSWTEQADTSIRYYSGTAIYTKSFQWENADPAGNTTLFLDSVYNIARVKVNGVDCGTVWTRPYQVNIARALRNGNNELQIEVTNTWANRLIGDERLPADKRITWTTAPFRLQGKPLLPAGLIGSVIIAR; from the coding sequence ATGATGATGCACAAGAGTACAATTTTGGTAGCGGGCTTGCTGTCCTTTTCGTTAACTGGTTGGTGGTTGCCCGACAATAGTACCTCCGTTCCCCCTGTTTCTTCCTCCCTGTATGCAGGTTCTCCTATACGGGAGGCTTCCACCATGTCTTTACAGGAAAATCTTCCTAAATATGCTTTACCGCCAGTGGCTGGCGATACGATTGACCGGCCTACTGAGGAGCTGTTCCGCCATCCCCCTGCCGGCGCCAAACCCTGGGTATTCTGGTACTGGATGCAGGCCGGTATTTCCAAAGCCGGCATTACGGCCGACCTGGAGGCAATGCAACAGGCCGGCATTGGCGGCGCTTACCTGATGAGTATTAAGGATACTACCTCACCGCCGTTGATCAACCCGCCGGTACGCCAGTTGACCCCGGAATGGTGGGGCATGGTGCGTTTTGCCATGGAGGAAGCCAAAAGGCTGAACCTGCAACTGGCCATGCATGTAAGCGATGGCTTTGCCCTGGCCGGCGGTCCCTGGATCACGCCCGAACTGTCCATGCAAAAGTTGGTATGGAGCAAGGAATACGTGAAGGGTGGGGAAATGATCGATATTACCCTGCCGGAGCCGGAGATCAGGGAAAATTATTATAAGGACATCGCTGTAATAGCCTACCCGGCCAGGAGTACCCAGGCTTTCAGTGATACGGTGCTGATACCCAAGGTAACCACCAGTGTGCCCGGTGCAAAAGCACAATTCCTCGCCTTCGACAATGACGGCAAGGAAAGTTTTAAAAGTGATTCCGTATGCTGGATCCAATACAAATACCCCCAGCCTTTTACTTGCCGTTCTATCCGGATCCATACCGGCAGCAATAATTACCAGGCCCACCGCCTGCTGGTGCAGGTGAGCAATGATGGGTATGACTTTACCACGGTCACCCGGCTGGAGCCGCCGCGCCATGGCTGGCAGGATACGGATGAGGATGTAACGCATGCCATACCGGCTGTTACGGCGCTTTTTTACCGTTTTGTGTATGATAAGGCAGGATCAGAGCCCGGTGCTGAAGACCTCGATGCGGCGAAGTGGAAACCTTCCCTGAAGGTGGCCGGCATTTACCTTTCTGATGAACCGGTATTGAACCAGTATGAAAGCAAGAATGGTTCCATGTGGCGGGTGAGCCGGAAAACGACGCCGGAGCAGGTGCCCGACTCGGTGTGTGTACCGATGGAACAAATGAAGATACTCACCGAACTGACAATGAATGGCCGGTTGAAATGGCAGGCGCCTCCCGGCAACTGGGTGATCGTACGGATAGGGCATACCAGTACCGGCCATACCAATGCTACAGGTGGCGCCGGCAAAGGCCTTGAATGCGATAAGTTCAACCCGGTGGCTATAAAGTTGCAATTTGATAAATGGTTCGGTGAAGCAGTGAAAGTGGCCGGGCCTGAACTGGCGAAGGAAGTGATCAAGATATTTCATGTAGATAGCTGGGAATGCGGCAGCCAGAACTGGAGCCCGGTGTTCCCGGAGGAGTTTAAGAAACGCCGGGGGTATGACCTGATGCCTTACCTGCTGGCCATGACGGGCACGCCTGTGCAGAGTGCTGCTACTTCAGAAGGATTTTTGTATGATATGCGGCAAACCATTGCTTCGCTGATAGCGGATAATTTTTATGGTACGCTGGCCAGGCTGGCGCATGAGAAAGGCACGCAGTTCAGCGCAGAAAGTGTAGCGCCCACAATGATGAGCGATGGCATGCTGCATTACCGTTATGCCGATATACCGATGGGCGAGTTCTGGCTCAACAGTCCGACCCACGATAAGCCCAATGATATGCTGGATGCTGTTTCCGGGGCGCATGTGTATGGCAAGCGTATTGTACAGGCTGAAAGTTTTACTACGTTACGCATGACCTGGGGCGAACATCCGGGCATGCTGAAAGCCCTGGGCGACCGGAATTTTGCGCTGGGCGCCAATAAGCTGGTATTACATGTATTCACGCACAATCCCTGGCTGGACCGTAAGCCCGGCATGACGCTGGATGGTGTGGGCCTGTATTTTCAGCGAGATCAAACCTGGTGGAAGCCCGGTAAGGCCTGGATCGAATATTTACAACGCTGCCAGGCCCTGCTGCAACTGGGACAACCCGTAACCGATGTAGCCGTATTTACCGGAGAGGAGCTGCCCCGCCGTGCTGTACTGCCACACAGGCTGGTCACTACACTGTCGGGTATCATTGGCAAAGAAAGAGTGGCAAGAGAGCAGCAACGACTGGAGAATGCCGGTACGCCGCTGCGTCAATTGCCGGCCGGTGTAACCCATTCGGCCAATATGGCTGATCCGGAAGACTGGATTGATCCGTTGCGCGGTTATGCGTATGATGCTATTAACCCGGATGCCTTGTTGCGGCTGGCTACTGTAAAAAATAAACGCATTGTATTGCCCGGTGGGGCCAGCTATGGTGTGCTGGTAATACCAGGGGCCGACAGGCTGAACCCTGGGAAACAGTATATGACGACAGCCATGAAACAAAAGATTGTGCAACTGGTACAGGCAGGCGCTACGGTATTGATGACCGAAAAGCCTGTGCAGTCGCCCTCGCTGGAAGATGTTCTGGAAAAGAAAGTGTTGACGAGTAGGGTAAGTGGTGGTCAAAAAAGAGTGGAAGCAAAAGGCAACCTGATCACGGGAATTTATACAGATGAATCTTTTGCAGCGCTGGGCATTGAAAGGGATGTTGAAGTGACCGATGCACGCGGTAATCATATACCGGGCATCGCGTGGACGCACAGGAAAGGAAAAGATTTTGATATTTATTTTATTTCGAACCAACTGGATAGCAGGCGCATGGTAAATGTATCGGTAAGGCTTACGGGTAAAGAACCGGAATGGTGGGACCCAGTGGATGGATCTATTGAAAAGAATGAGGAGTGGGAGAATAAAGGCAGCCGTACAATGACCGCGGTATCGCTGGAACCATATCAATCCAAATTCCTGGTATTCCGTAAAAGTGCCGGTAACCATATTTTTAAAAGAACCTCCTATAAAGATACAGAAGCATATTCCCTCACAGGTCCCTGGCAGGTAAGCTTTGATAAGACAAAAGTAGGGCCTGCTACCCCGGTAGTATTTGAATCATTGACCAGTTGGACAGAGCAGGCGGATACAAGTATCCGTTATTATTCCGGCACAGCTATTTATACCAAATCTTTCCAATGGGAAAATGCCGATCCTGCGGGTAATACAACTTTGTTCCTGGACAGTGTATATAACATTGCAAGGGTTAAAGTGAATGGGGTGGATTGCGGTACGGTATGGACACGCCCCTACCAGGTAAATATTGCCAGGGCTTTGCGCAATGGTAACAATGAATTGCAGATTGAGGTTACCAATACCTGGGCCAACCGGCTGATCGGTGATGAAAGGTTGCCGGCTGATAAACGTATTACCTGGACTACAGCGCCGTTCCGTTTGCAAGGCAAGCCTTTATTGCCGGCGGGACTGATAGGCAGCGTAATCATAGCGAGATAA
- a CDS encoding DUF5703 domain-containing protein, whose product MKIAFVAILLYCLLNCCFTQAQQTGINSYNIVWTTQSRNASESMPCGGGDIGLNVWVENGELLIYAARSGSFDEHNGLMKAGRLRVKLFPNILAGTGFRQELHLQEGYVTVSGQSGKQSGTIRIWTEVFSPVVHVEVSSSKKMAVEAVYESWRYTDRPLTSRANFGNSWKWAAPKGNFTRRDSIAFRSDEVLFYHQNQSPTIFDHTVAQQGMDSVKHELYNPLQYLVSGGSFSGSGFIAAGNTQGMYANTDYKGWKLRSKKAASRHTLTLQLHTAQEPSLQRWLQSLDSLKAATKTNAASTFPATQDWWKQFWQRSFVLINKAKKNNAAWEMGRNYQLFRYMLACNARGIWPTKFNGGLLTVDPIYTDTAHKATPDYRNWGGGVHTMQNQRLVYFPMIKNGDWDMLQAQLDFYRRILHNAELRSKVYWGHGGACFTEQMENYGLPNYAEYGQKRPPGFDKGVEYNAWLEYEWDTVLEFCLMMLEEQRYTGKDISRYVPFIESCLRFFDEHYQYLARQRGARALDEAGKLVLYPGSGAETFKMAYNASSTIAALTVITDRLLQLPAQYGTAERRAWWLALSKRIPPISYTQFNGHTTIAPARLWERVNNVESPQLYPVYPWGIFGVGKPGLDTALNTWRYDTFALKFRSHIGWKQDNIFAARLGLREEAWTLNSLKLQSSGRRFPAFWGPGFDWVPDHNWGGSGMIGIQEMLLQVDDRKILLFPAWPKDKDVHFRLLAPYNTVVEAELKDGKLLNLTVLPESRRADVVNMLN is encoded by the coding sequence ATGAAAATTGCCTTTGTCGCTATCTTGCTGTATTGTTTATTGAACTGTTGTTTTACACAGGCACAGCAGACTGGTATTAATTCCTATAACATTGTATGGACTACGCAGAGTAGAAATGCATCGGAATCCATGCCTTGCGGAGGTGGTGATATTGGTTTGAATGTGTGGGTAGAGAACGGAGAGCTGCTGATCTACGCGGCGCGCAGCGGTAGTTTTGATGAGCATAACGGACTGATGAAGGCAGGCAGGCTGCGGGTAAAGTTATTCCCCAATATTCTGGCGGGTACCGGTTTCAGGCAGGAGCTGCACTTGCAGGAAGGTTATGTTACGGTATCCGGCCAATCGGGTAAGCAATCCGGTACCATACGTATCTGGACAGAAGTGTTCAGCCCGGTGGTGCATGTGGAGGTAAGCAGCAGTAAAAAGATGGCTGTTGAAGCGGTGTATGAGAGCTGGCGTTATACCGACAGGCCACTAACAAGTCGCGCCAACTTTGGTAATTCCTGGAAGTGGGCCGCGCCCAAAGGTAATTTCACGCGCCGGGACAGTATTGCTTTCCGTAGTGATGAAGTATTGTTTTATCACCAGAATCAATCGCCTACCATTTTTGACCATACGGTTGCGCAGCAGGGAATGGACAGCGTAAAGCATGAATTGTACAATCCTTTGCAATACCTGGTATCCGGCGGCAGTTTCTCCGGTAGCGGTTTTATAGCAGCGGGCAATACACAGGGCATGTATGCCAATACTGATTATAAAGGCTGGAAGCTGAGAAGTAAAAAGGCGGCATCCAGGCATACGCTCACCCTGCAATTGCATACAGCGCAGGAACCTTCCCTGCAACGATGGCTGCAATCGCTGGATTCATTGAAAGCGGCCACTAAAACCAATGCTGCCAGTACTTTCCCGGCTACACAGGATTGGTGGAAACAGTTCTGGCAAAGAAGCTTTGTACTGATTAATAAAGCAAAAAAGAATAATGCTGCCTGGGAGATGGGGCGCAATTACCAGCTTTTCCGGTATATGCTGGCCTGCAATGCAAGAGGAATATGGCCTACCAAGTTCAACGGTGGCTTGCTGACGGTTGATCCTATTTATACCGATACTGCGCATAAGGCTACACCCGACTACCGCAACTGGGGTGGAGGTGTGCACACGATGCAGAACCAGCGGCTGGTGTATTTCCCCATGATCAAGAATGGCGATTGGGATATGTTGCAGGCGCAACTGGATTTTTATAGGCGTATTCTGCACAATGCAGAGCTGCGCAGTAAAGTATATTGGGGCCATGGCGGCGCCTGCTTTACCGAGCAGATGGAGAATTATGGATTGCCCAATTATGCAGAATATGGACAAAAGCGCCCGCCTGGCTTTGACAAAGGGGTAGAGTATAATGCCTGGCTGGAATATGAATGGGATACCGTGCTGGAGTTTTGCCTGATGATGCTGGAAGAGCAACGCTACACAGGAAAAGACATTAGCCGGTATGTACCTTTTATAGAAAGCTGCCTGCGATTTTTTGATGAGCATTATCAATACCTCGCCCGGCAAAGAGGCGCCAGGGCGCTCGATGAAGCGGGTAAACTGGTATTATATCCCGGTTCCGGTGCAGAGACTTTTAAGATGGCTTATAATGCCAGTTCTACCATTGCTGCACTCACGGTAATCACCGATAGATTACTGCAACTGCCCGCTCAATATGGTACTGCAGAACGACGCGCCTGGTGGCTGGCTCTGTCCAAACGTATTCCCCCCATCAGCTATACGCAATTTAATGGCCATACTACGATTGCCCCTGCACGATTATGGGAGCGGGTGAATAATGTAGAATCACCACAACTATACCCGGTATATCCGTGGGGTATTTTTGGTGTAGGTAAACCCGGACTGGATACGGCGCTCAATACCTGGCGCTATGATACGTTTGCTTTGAAGTTCAGGAGTCATATCGGCTGGAAACAGGACAATATTTTTGCGGCCCGCCTGGGTTTGCGGGAGGAGGCCTGGACACTGAACAGCCTCAAGCTGCAAAGCTCCGGCAGGCGTTTCCCGGCCTTCTGGGGGCCGGGCTTTGACTGGGTACCTGATCATAACTGGGGTGGCAGCGGCATGATTGGCATACAGGAAATGCTGCTGCAGGTTGATGACCGTAAGATCCTGCTTTTCCCCGCCTGGCCAAAAGATAAAGATGTACATTTCAGGTTACTGGCGCCTTATAACACGGTCGTGGAAGCCGAACTGAAAGATGGGAAATTGTTAAACTTAACCGTGCTGCCGGAAAGCCGCAGGGCGGATGTAGTGAATATGTTAAATTAG
- a CDS encoding AraC family transcriptional regulator, producing MNVANKIGSHKNIWHGLGRQRIEIPKTVIKSKVQNNPILSKLYVCSLGYYPKAEKHYTYRKKGLPENFLFYCVDGKGWYQLEDKKYEVSANEFFILPQHTEHAYGSSDDDPWTIYWIHFGGDSLPEFNNMQVVQKHFKPSYVKISEEVTGLFTKIYKSLELGYSLDNLVFTNMCLSHFISLFIYNPRHYPQHTQDKLDSIDSAILYMHQHISENITLTELCKHYNYSASRFSSLFKQKTGYAPIDYFIQLKMQKATQQLDFTDKSVKSIAMSMGFDDPYYFSKRFRKIIGMSPKKYRMTRKD from the coding sequence ATGAATGTGGCAAATAAAATAGGCTCTCATAAAAATATCTGGCACGGGCTGGGCAGGCAGCGGATTGAGATACCGAAAACGGTGATCAAGTCGAAGGTGCAAAACAATCCTATTTTATCTAAGTTGTATGTGTGCAGCCTGGGCTATTATCCCAAGGCGGAGAAGCATTATACGTATCGCAAAAAAGGGTTGCCGGAGAATTTCCTGTTTTATTGTGTGGATGGCAAGGGCTGGTACCAGTTGGAAGACAAGAAGTATGAAGTAAGCGCCAATGAGTTCTTTATCCTTCCCCAGCATACAGAGCATGCCTATGGCAGCAGTGACGATGATCCCTGGACGATTTACTGGATCCATTTTGGTGGAGACAGCCTACCGGAGTTTAATAATATGCAGGTGGTGCAAAAGCATTTTAAGCCCAGCTATGTGAAGATCAGTGAGGAGGTGACGGGCTTGTTTACCAAGATCTATAAATCGCTGGAGCTGGGTTATAGCCTGGACAACCTGGTATTTACCAATATGTGCCTCTCGCATTTTATTTCCCTGTTCATTTATAATCCCCGGCACTATCCCCAGCATACGCAGGATAAGCTGGACAGCATTGACAGCGCTATCCTGTATATGCACCAGCATATCAGTGAAAATATTACGCTCACCGAGCTTTGCAAACATTATAATTATTCTGCTTCCCGTTTTTCCAGCCTCTTCAAGCAGAAGACGGGGTATGCGCCCATTGATTATTTTATCCAGTTGAAGATGCAGAAGGCTACCCAGCAACTGGATTTTACGGATAAGAGTGTAAAGTCTATCGCCATGAGCATGGGCTTTGATGATCCTTATTATTTCTCCAAACGGTTCCGCAAGATTATTGGTATGAGCCCCAAGAAGTATCGTATGACCAGGAAAGACTAG